A window of the Fuscovulum sp. genome harbors these coding sequences:
- a CDS encoding UDP-N-acetylglucosamine--N-acetylmuramyl-(pentapeptide) pyrophosphoryl-undecaprenol N-acetylglucosamine transferase, producing MAQGPLLLIAAGGTGGHMFPAQALAEAMVRQGWRVKLSTDARGARYTGGFPHVVAVEEVASATFARGGVVAKLAVPFRIAGGVLSAVWAMLRDKPAVVVGFGGYPTIPALAAAWVLRRPRMIHEQNGVLGRVNRVFARRVDRVACGTWPTDLPEGVAGVHTGNPVRAAVLERAAAGYIPPGDYPMSLLVIGGSQGAKVLSDVVPAAVAALPEGIKRYLRVAHQAREEDLERVVAAYAAAGIMAEVEPFFRDIPRRLSEAQLVVSRSGASSVADISVIGRPAILIPFAAATGDHQSANARGLVDAGAAILMPEKLLDPVALAAQLEAVLGQPDAAVAMAQHALGQGRPDATARLVALVEELAKGKTA from the coding sequence ATGGCGCAGGGTCCGCTTCTGCTGATCGCGGCGGGGGGCACGGGGGGGCATATGTTTCCCGCCCAGGCCTTGGCCGAGGCGATGGTGCGGCAGGGCTGGCGGGTGAAGCTGTCGACCGATGCGCGCGGGGCGCGTTACACGGGCGGGTTTCCGCATGTTGTCGCGGTGGAGGAGGTGGCGAGCGCCACCTTTGCGCGCGGCGGGGTGGTGGCAAAGCTGGCCGTGCCGTTCCGGATTGCGGGCGGGGTGTTGTCGGCGGTCTGGGCGATGCTGCGCGACAAGCCTGCGGTGGTGGTGGGGTTCGGCGGCTATCCGACGATCCCGGCGCTTGCGGCGGCCTGGGTGCTGCGGCGACCGCGGATGATCCATGAACAGAATGGCGTGCTGGGGCGGGTGAACCGCGTCTTTGCGCGCCGGGTGGACCGGGTGGCCTGTGGCACCTGGCCCACGGACCTGCCCGAGGGCGTGGCGGGCGTGCATACCGGCAATCCGGTGCGGGCGGCGGTGCTGGAGCGGGCGGCGGCGGGGTATATTCCGCCAGGCGATTATCCGATGAGCCTGTTGGTGATCGGGGGCAGTCAGGGCGCGAAGGTGCTGTCGGATGTGGTGCCGGCGGCAGTGGCGGCGCTGCCGGAGGGCATCAAGCGATATTTGCGCGTGGCGCATCAGGCGCGGGAAGAGGATCTGGAGCGGGTTGTCGCGGCCTATGCGGCGGCGGGCATCATGGCCGAGGTGGAGCCGTTCTTTCGCGACATCCCGCGCAGGCTTTCAGAGGCGCAACTGGTGGTGTCGCGGTCGGGGGCATCGTCGGTGGCGGATATCAGCGTGATCGGGCGGCCTGCGATCCTGATCCCCTTTGCGGCGGCAACGGGCGACCATCAGAGCGCCAATGCGCGCGGGCTGGTTGACGCAGGGGCGGCCATCCTGATGCCGGAAAAGCTGCTTGACCCCGTGGCGCTTGCCGCGCAATTGGAAGCGGTGCTGGGCCAGCCGGATGCGGCAGTGGCGATGGCGCAGCATGCGTTGGGTCAGGGAAGACCCGATGCGACCGCGCGTCTGGTGGCGCTGGTCGAGGAACTTGCGAAGGGGAAAACAGCATGA
- the murC gene encoding UDP-N-acetylmuramate--L-alanine ligase produces the protein MNAATKLPGELGPIHFVGIGGIGMSGIAEVLMTLGYPVQGSDSKASKITDRLVGLGAVFFEGQRAENIGEAAVVVISSAIKKGNPELEEARRRKLPVVRRAEMLAELMRLKSNIAIAGTHGKTTTTTMVATLLDKGGFDPTVINGGVIHAYGSNARAGAGEWMVVEADESDGSFNRLPATIAIVTNIDPEHMEHWGNFDALRKGFYDFVSNIPFYGLAVCCTDHPEVQALVGKVTDRRIVTFGFNAQADVRAVNLSYRNGIAMFDVLLQNEGEGSMIEGCTLPMPGDHNVSNALSAIAVARHLGMKKDEIREALAAFGGVNRRFTRVGEVNGVTIIDDYGHHPVEIAAVLKAARQAVAGNPGARIIAVHQPHRYTRLASLFDDFCTCFNEADVVAIADVYAAGEDPIPGASRDDLISGLIAHGHRHARGITDEADLARLVKEQARPGDMVVCLGAGTISAWANNLPGRLMGAAA, from the coding sequence ATGAACGCGGCGACAAAGCTTCCGGGGGAGCTGGGCCCCATCCATTTCGTGGGGATCGGCGGGATCGGTATGTCGGGGATTGCCGAGGTGTTGATGACGCTGGGCTATCCGGTGCAGGGATCGGACAGCAAGGCATCCAAGATCACCGACCGGCTGGTCGGGTTGGGGGCTGTGTTCTTTGAGGGGCAACGGGCCGAGAATATCGGCGAGGCGGCGGTGGTGGTGATTTCCTCGGCCATCAAGAAGGGCAATCCGGAACTGGAAGAGGCCCGGCGGCGCAAGCTGCCGGTGGTGCGGCGGGCCGAGATGCTGGCCGAGTTGATGCGGTTGAAATCCAACATCGCGATTGCCGGGACGCATGGCAAGACGACCACCACGACGATGGTGGCGACGCTGCTGGACAAGGGCGGCTTTGACCCCACGGTGATCAATGGCGGCGTGATCCATGCCTATGGATCCAATGCGCGGGCCGGGGCGGGCGAGTGGATGGTGGTAGAGGCGGATGAAAGCGACGGGTCGTTCAACCGACTGCCCGCGACCATCGCCATCGTGACCAATATCGACCCCGAGCATATGGAGCATTGGGGGAATTTCGATGCGCTGCGGAAGGGGTTCTACGATTTCGTGTCGAACATCCCGTTCTATGGTCTGGCGGTGTGCTGCACGGATCATCCGGAGGTGCAGGCGCTGGTCGGCAAGGTGACGGACCGGCGGATCGTGACCTTTGGATTCAACGCGCAGGCCGATGTGCGGGCTGTGAATCTTTCCTATCGGAATGGAATCGCGATGTTCGACGTTCTTCTTCAGAATGAAGGGGAGGGTTCGATGATCGAGGGGTGCACTTTGCCGATGCCGGGGGATCACAACGTATCCAACGCGCTGTCGGCGATTGCCGTGGCGCGGCATCTGGGGATGAAGAAGGACGAGATCCGCGAGGCTTTGGCCGCGTTCGGGGGCGTGAACCGCCGTTTCACCCGCGTGGGCGAGGTGAATGGCGTGACCATCATCGACGATTACGGCCATCATCCGGTGGAGATTGCCGCCGTGCTGAAAGCGGCGCGGCAGGCGGTGGCGGGCAATCCGGGCGCGCGGATCATCGCGGTCCATCAGCCCCACCGCTATACGCGGTTGGCGAGCCTGTTTGACGATTTCTGCACCTGTTTTAACGAGGCGGATGTGGTGGCGATTGCCGATGTCTATGCTGCGGGCGAGGACCCGATCCCGGGGGCGAGCCGCGATGACCTGATCTCGGGCCTGATCGCGCACGGGCATCGCCATGCGCGGGGGATCACGGATGAGGCCGATCTGGCGCGGTTGGTGAAGGAACAGGCGCGGCCCGGCGACATGGTGGTGTGCCTTGGCGCGGGGACGATCAGCGCTTGGGCGAACAATCTGCCCGGCCGGTTGATGGGGGCGGCGGCATGA
- the kdpB gene encoding potassium-transporting ATPase subunit KdpB, with protein MSRNEKAADMSGLMRTAARQSVTKLDPRTLWRNPVMFVTAIVAAMTTVLGLRDLLSATPGAGVALHIALWLWLCVLFANFAESLAEGRGRARADTLRATKSETRVRVLESPDADPTTATEIVSTALRAGQFVYITAGDIVPTDGEAVRGMASVNESAITGESAPVIREAGGDRSSVTGGTTIASDWLVMKVTAEPGKSFLDRMIALVEGAERQKTPNEIALNILLVGLTLIFLFVVVTLPAFASYSGTTIPLVVLGALFVTLIPTTIGGLLSAIGIAGMDRLVKANVIAKSGRAVEAAGDVDTLLLDKTGTITFGNRMADALIPAPGVTAQQLAEAAALASLADETPEGKSIVEKAHEMLGAIPPMPTGAEPVAFTAQTRLSGLDLPDGRQFRKGAIDAVIRLTGQTPPGALAAQVDAIARSGGTPLLVAEGRTILGVVHLKDIVKPGVRERFAELRAMGIRTVMITGDNPLTAAAIAAEAGVDDFLAEATPEMKLDLIRREQAGGRLVAMCGDGSNDAPALAQADVGVAMNAGTPAAKEAANLIDLDSDPTKLIEVVMVGKQLLISRGALTTFSIANDVAKYFAVLPAIFVAAYPGLAVLNIMGLASPTSAILSAVIFNALILIALVPLALRGVAYRPATAAQLLRRNLLVYGLGGLILPFLGIKAIDLCLVALNLA; from the coding sequence ATGTCCAGAAATGAAAAAGCGGCCGATATGTCCGGCCTGATGCGGACTGCCGCCCGCCAAAGCGTGACAAAGCTCGACCCCCGCACCCTGTGGCGCAACCCGGTGATGTTCGTCACCGCCATCGTGGCGGCCATGACCACGGTGCTGGGCCTGCGCGACCTGCTCTCGGCCACCCCCGGCGCGGGCGTGGCACTCCACATCGCGCTCTGGCTGTGGCTCTGCGTGCTGTTTGCCAACTTCGCAGAAAGTCTGGCCGAAGGCCGCGGCCGCGCACGGGCCGATACGCTGCGCGCCACCAAATCGGAAACCCGTGTCCGCGTGCTCGAATCCCCCGACGCCGACCCCACCACCGCAACCGAGATCGTCTCCACCGCCCTGCGCGCCGGGCAGTTCGTCTACATCACGGCGGGCGATATCGTCCCCACCGATGGCGAAGCCGTGCGCGGCATGGCAAGCGTCAACGAAAGCGCCATCACAGGCGAATCCGCCCCCGTGATCCGCGAAGCCGGCGGCGACCGCTCCTCCGTCACCGGGGGCACCACAATCGCATCCGACTGGCTGGTGATGAAGGTCACCGCCGAACCCGGCAAAAGCTTTCTCGACCGCATGATCGCGCTGGTCGAAGGGGCCGAACGGCAGAAAACCCCGAACGAGATCGCGCTGAACATCCTGCTGGTGGGCCTGACGCTGATCTTCCTCTTCGTTGTGGTCACCCTGCCGGCCTTCGCCAGCTATTCGGGCACCACGATCCCGCTGGTCGTGCTCGGGGCGCTTTTCGTCACGCTCATCCCCACCACCATCGGCGGCCTGCTCTCGGCCATCGGCATCGCGGGCATGGACCGGCTGGTCAAGGCCAATGTCATCGCCAAATCCGGACGTGCAGTCGAAGCGGCGGGCGATGTCGACACGCTCCTGCTTGACAAGACCGGCACCATCACCTTCGGCAACCGCATGGCCGACGCGCTGATCCCCGCACCCGGCGTCACGGCGCAGCAACTGGCCGAAGCGGCGGCACTCGCCTCCCTCGCCGACGAAACACCCGAAGGCAAATCCATCGTCGAAAAAGCGCATGAGATGCTGGGGGCCATCCCGCCCATGCCCACGGGTGCCGAACCCGTGGCCTTCACCGCACAGACCCGGCTGTCGGGCCTCGACCTCCCCGATGGCCGACAGTTCCGCAAGGGCGCGATCGACGCCGTTATCCGCCTGACCGGGCAAACCCCGCCCGGCGCCTTGGCGGCGCAGGTCGATGCCATCGCCCGCTCCGGCGGCACGCCGCTTCTGGTGGCCGAAGGGCGCACAATCCTCGGGGTCGTGCACCTAAAGGACATCGTCAAACCCGGCGTGCGGGAACGCTTTGCCGAACTGCGCGCCATGGGCATCCGCACCGTAATGATCACCGGCGACAACCCCCTGACCGCCGCCGCCATCGCGGCCGAGGCCGGGGTGGACGACTTCCTCGCCGAAGCCACCCCCGAAATGAAACTTGATCTCATCCGCCGCGAACAGGCGGGCGGGCGGCTCGTCGCCATGTGCGGCGACGGCTCGAACGATGCCCCTGCGCTGGCACAGGCCGATGTGGGCGTCGCCATGAACGCCGGCACCCCGGCGGCAAAAGAGGCCGCCAACCTGATCGACCTCGACAGCGACCCCACCAAACTGATCGAGGTGGTGATGGTCGGCAAGCAACTGCTGATCTCGCGCGGCGCACTGACCACCTTCAGCATCGCCAATGATGTGGCAAAATACTTCGCCGTACTTCCCGCGATCTTTGTTGCGGCCTATCCGGGGCTGGCCGTGCTCAACATCATGGGGCTGGCCTCGCCCACCTCGGCGATCCTGTCGGCGGTGATCTTCAACGCGCTGATCCTCATTGCGCTGGTGCCGCTGGCCCTGCGCGGGGTCGCCTACCGCCCCGCCACCGCGGCCCAACTGCTGCGCCGCAACCTGCTCGTCTACGGCTTGGGCGGGTTGATCCTGCCCTTCCTCGGCATCAAGGCCATCGACCTGTGCCTCGTCGCCCTGAACCTGGCTTAA
- the yghX gene encoding YghX family hydrolase gives MTRLTARDFSPELLELYDFYAHGRITKREFLDRAGKFAVGGLTAATILSVMSPDYALAQQIDFTDPDIIAEYITYPSPDGHGDVRGYLVRPATDGVATADPRAAVVVVHENRGLNPYIEDVARRVAKAGYIALAPDGLTSVGGYPGNDEKGRELQSSVDPEKLMNDFFAAIDFLKADSRTTGKVGITGFCYGGGVSNAAAVAFPDLACAVPFYGRQAAPADAARITAPILLHYAELDTRINEGWPAYEAALKAAGKTYEAHIYPGVNHGFHNDSTPRYDEAAAILAWDRTLAWFAKYLA, from the coding sequence ATGACACGCCTCACCGCCCGCGACTTTTCCCCTGAATTGCTGGAACTTTACGATTTCTACGCCCATGGCCGCATCACCAAGCGCGAATTTCTGGACCGCGCCGGGAAATTTGCCGTGGGCGGCTTGACCGCCGCCACGATCCTGTCCGTCATGTCGCCCGATTACGCGTTGGCCCAGCAGATCGATTTCACCGACCCTGACATTATCGCCGAATACATCACCTACCCCTCGCCCGATGGCCATGGCGACGTGCGCGGCTACCTCGTCCGCCCCGCCACGGACGGCGTTGCCACCGCCGACCCGCGCGCTGCCGTGGTCGTCGTCCACGAAAACCGCGGCCTCAACCCCTATATCGAAGATGTCGCCCGCCGCGTGGCCAAGGCAGGCTACATCGCCCTCGCCCCCGACGGCCTCACCTCGGTCGGCGGCTATCCGGGCAATGATGAAAAGGGCCGCGAATTGCAGTCCTCGGTCGATCCGGAAAAGCTGATGAACGATTTCTTCGCCGCCATCGACTTTCTAAAGGCCGACAGCCGCACCACCGGCAAGGTCGGCATCACCGGCTTCTGCTACGGGGGCGGCGTTTCCAACGCCGCAGCCGTCGCCTTCCCCGATCTCGCCTGCGCGGTCCCCTTCTATGGCCGTCAGGCCGCCCCCGCAGATGCCGCTCGCATCACAGCGCCCATCCTGCTGCACTATGCCGAACTCGACACGCGCATCAACGAAGGCTGGCCCGCCTATGAGGCTGCGCTGAAAGCGGCCGGAAAAACCTATGAGGCGCATATCTACCCCGGCGTGAACCACGGCTTCCACAACGATTCCACCCCCCGCTATGACGAGGCCGCCGCAATCCTCGCCTGGGACCGCACCCTCGCCTGGTTTGCGAAATACCTCGCCTGA
- the kdpA gene encoding potassium-transporting ATPase subunit KdpA has product MALLAYTLYFAALIGAALLIALWMGRVYSGLPALAGIERAVLRASGANPERDMTWGTYAMAVLAFNLACFLLLYTILRVQGALPLNPDGITGMAPDTAFNTAISFVTNTNWQAYTGEAQLSYLSQMAGLTVQNFVSAGTGMAVALAVIRGFTAPKGSTLGNFWVDLTRSVLWVLLPLSVMLALFLAWQGVPQTLQGAVTATTVEGSEQIIARGPAAAQIAIKQLGTNGGGFFGVNSAHPFENPTIASNLAQSLSILLIPVAFCFLFGRMAGDRRQGWAIFAAMAVMFVAGLAVIHWAEAAGNPLLGPGANLEGKEQRFGALLSALWATSTTAASNGSVNAMHDSFMPLSGLVMMVFMQIGEVIFGGVGAGLYGMLLYVVLAVFLAGLMVGRTPEYLGRKIEGREVTLAVLAFLSMPLGILVGGAIAATVPAALAAVQDPGPHGLSEILYAYSSATGNNGSAFGGWGAAQPWHTTALGLIMLLGRYAVIVPLLAIAGSLIRKPKAAATTGTFPTHGPLFVTLLVLTVLILGALTFFPVLALGPIAEETARLAGQSF; this is encoded by the coding sequence ATGGCCTTGCTGGCATATACCCTGTATTTCGCCGCCCTCATCGGCGCGGCCCTTCTCATCGCCCTCTGGATGGGCCGCGTCTATAGCGGCCTTCCCGCACTGGCCGGGATCGAACGCGCCGTCCTGCGCGCCAGTGGCGCAAATCCCGAACGCGACATGACCTGGGGCACCTATGCCATGGCCGTGCTGGCGTTCAACCTCGCCTGCTTTCTGCTGCTTTACACGATCCTGCGGGTGCAAGGCGCATTGCCCCTGAACCCCGACGGCATCACCGGCATGGCCCCGGACACTGCCTTCAACACCGCCATCAGCTTCGTGACCAACACCAACTGGCAGGCCTATACGGGCGAGGCACAGCTCAGCTACCTGTCCCAGATGGCCGGGCTGACAGTGCAGAACTTCGTCAGCGCAGGCACCGGCATGGCGGTGGCCCTGGCCGTGATCCGCGGCTTCACGGCGCCCAAAGGCAGCACGCTGGGCAATTTCTGGGTAGACCTGACACGTTCTGTCCTGTGGGTCCTGCTCCCGCTGTCGGTCATGCTCGCCCTGTTCCTTGCCTGGCAGGGCGTCCCGCAGACGCTGCAAGGCGCGGTAACGGCGACAACGGTCGAAGGGTCGGAACAGATCATCGCCCGCGGCCCCGCCGCCGCCCAGATCGCCATCAAGCAGCTGGGTACCAACGGCGGCGGCTTTTTCGGCGTCAACTCCGCCCACCCGTTCGAAAACCCCACCATCGCCTCCAACCTCGCGCAAAGCCTGTCGATCCTGCTGATCCCCGTCGCCTTCTGCTTCCTTTTCGGGCGCATGGCCGGGGATCGGCGGCAAGGCTGGGCGATCTTCGCCGCCATGGCAGTGATGTTCGTCGCGGGCCTCGCGGTCATCCACTGGGCCGAGGCGGCAGGAAACCCCCTCCTCGGCCCCGGCGCCAACCTCGAAGGCAAGGAACAACGCTTCGGCGCGCTGCTCTCGGCGCTCTGGGCCACCTCCACCACCGCCGCCTCGAACGGATCGGTCAACGCGATGCATGACAGTTTCATGCCGCTCTCCGGCCTCGTGATGATGGTGTTCATGCAGATCGGCGAGGTCATCTTCGGCGGGGTGGGTGCCGGTCTTTACGGGATGCTGCTCTATGTCGTGCTGGCAGTGTTTCTTGCGGGGCTGATGGTCGGGCGCACCCCCGAATATCTGGGGCGCAAGATCGAAGGGCGCGAAGTCACCCTCGCCGTTCTGGCCTTCCTCTCCATGCCGCTGGGCATTCTGGTCGGCGGCGCAATCGCTGCCACCGTCCCCGCCGCCCTTGCCGCCGTCCAAGACCCCGGCCCGCACGGGCTAAGCGAAATCCTCTACGCCTACTCCTCTGCCACCGGCAACAACGGCTCGGCCTTCGGCGGCTGGGGCGCGGCACAGCCCTGGCACACCACGGCGCTGGGGCTCATCATGTTGCTGGGCCGCTACGCCGTGATCGTGCCGCTGCTGGCCATCGCAGGCTCGCTCATCCGCAAACCAAAGGCCGCAGCAACCACCGGCACCTTCCCAACCCACGGACCGCTTTTCGTGACGCTGCTGGTACTGACCGTGCTGATCCTCGGCGCGCTCACCTTCTTTCCCGTCCTTGCCCTCGGCCCCATCGCGGAAGAAACCGCGCGCTTGGCCGGGCAGAGCTTTTGA
- the kdpF gene encoding K(+)-transporting ATPase subunit F: protein MPLFDLILGGGVAVGLFLYLGAALLRPDWF from the coding sequence ATGCCGCTTTTTGATCTGATTCTGGGCGGCGGCGTGGCCGTGGGCCTGTTCCTCTATCTCGGTGCCGCTTTGCTGCGCCCCGACTGGTTCTGA
- the kdpC gene encoding potassium-transporting ATPase subunit KdpC, translating to MLSHLRPALTLTLLFTLLTGLAYPLALTGLAQGLFPTAANGSLLMQGDRVIGSALLAQPFAGPGYLHPRPSASGWNAAASGASNLGPTSAALISAVAERRAAWEADTGQPAPIDAITTSASGLDPHISPENALAQAARIAAARNTDEATIRRLIAHATLGRTLWLFGEPRVNVLETNLALDAAFPPPPVAEETPAP from the coding sequence ATGCTGTCCCATCTGCGCCCCGCCCTCACCCTGACGCTTCTGTTCACCCTGCTCACCGGTCTTGCCTATCCGTTGGCCCTGACGGGCCTCGCCCAAGGCCTCTTTCCCACTGCTGCAAACGGCAGCCTGCTGATGCAAGGGGATCGGGTGATCGGCTCCGCGCTTCTGGCCCAACCCTTTGCAGGGCCGGGCTACCTGCACCCACGCCCCTCGGCCAGCGGCTGGAACGCGGCGGCAAGCGGGGCCTCTAACCTCGGGCCGACATCCGCCGCCCTGATCTCCGCCGTGGCCGAACGCCGCGCCGCGTGGGAGGCGGATACCGGCCAGCCCGCCCCCATCGACGCCATCACCACCTCCGCCTCCGGGCTCGATCCCCATATCAGCCCCGAAAATGCCCTCGCACAGGCCGCCCGCATCGCCGCCGCCCGCAACACGGATGAAGCCACCATCCGCCGCCTGATCGCACACGCCACCCTCGGCCGAACGCTCTGGCTTTTCGGCGAACCGCGCGTGAATGTGCTGGAAACCAACCTCGCCCTCGACGCGGCCTTCCCCCCGCCGCCCGTCGCCGAAGAAACGCCCGCGCCATGA
- a CDS encoding putative peptidoglycan glycosyltransferase FtsW, with translation MTEMVYGSMPSRVTEPVLPRWWRTIDKWSMTCIMVLFGIGLLLGLAASVPLASRNGLEPFYYVQRQAFFGGLALAAMVGVSMMTPAMVRRIGVAGFALAFLALCLLPFFGTDFGKGAVRWFSLGFASVQPSEFLKPGFVIVVAWLMAASFDLNGPPGKTVSFAIALVVVALLAIQPDFGQAALVLFGWGVVYFVAGAPMTLIGVVLGLVMVGGFGAYESSEHFARRIDGFLTPDIDPRTQLGYATNAIQEGGFFGVGVGAGQVKWSLPDAHTDFIIAVAAEEYGLILVLVIIALYTTVVVRSLMRLTKERDPFIRLAGTGLACIFGVQAMINMGVAVRLLPAKGMTLPFVSYGGSSVIAAGITVGALLAMTRMRPQGQMGDIFGRGGR, from the coding sequence ATGACTGAGATGGTCTATGGCTCCATGCCCTCACGGGTGACGGAGCCTGTTCTTCCCCGTTGGTGGCGGACAATCGACAAGTGGTCGATGACCTGCATCATGGTCTTGTTCGGCATCGGTCTGCTGCTTGGCCTTGCGGCGAGTGTGCCGCTGGCGAGCCGGAACGGGCTTGAGCCATTCTATTATGTGCAGCGGCAAGCCTTTTTCGGCGGGCTGGCGCTGGCGGCGATGGTGGGGGTGTCGATGATGACACCCGCCATGGTGCGGCGCATCGGGGTGGCGGGCTTTGCGCTGGCCTTCCTGGCGCTGTGCCTGTTGCCGTTTTTCGGAACGGATTTCGGCAAGGGGGCGGTGCGTTGGTTTAGCCTTGGGTTTGCATCGGTGCAGCCGTCGGAATTCCTGAAGCCCGGTTTCGTGATCGTGGTGGCCTGGCTGATGGCGGCGAGTTTCGATCTGAACGGGCCGCCGGGAAAGACGGTCAGTTTCGCCATTGCGCTGGTGGTCGTGGCGCTGCTGGCGATACAGCCGGACTTCGGGCAGGCGGCGCTGGTGCTGTTTGGCTGGGGTGTGGTGTATTTCGTGGCCGGGGCGCCGATGACCCTGATCGGGGTTGTGCTCGGGCTGGTGATGGTGGGCGGTTTCGGCGCCTATGAAAGCAGCGAGCATTTCGCGCGTCGGATCGACGGGTTTCTGACGCCGGATATCGACCCGCGCACGCAGCTTGGCTATGCGACCAATGCCATTCAGGAAGGCGGGTTCTTCGGGGTGGGCGTGGGCGCAGGGCAGGTGAAATGGTCGCTGCCGGATGCGCATACCGATTTCATCATCGCAGTGGCGGCCGAGGAATATGGCCTGATCCTCGTTCTGGTGATCATCGCGCTTTACACCACGGTCGTGGTGCGGTCGCTGATGCGGCTGACCAAGGAGCGGGACCCGTTCATCCGGCTGGCGGGGACGGGGCTTGCCTGCATCTTTGGCGTGCAGGCGATGATCAATATGGGTGTGGCGGTGCGGCTGTTGCCCGCGAAGGGGATGACGCTGCCATTTGTGAGTTATGGCGGGTCTTCGGTGATTGCGGCAGGGATAACGGTGGGCGCGCTTCTGGCGATGACGCGGATGCGTCCGCAGGGGCAGATGGGCGATATCTTCGGGCGCGGAGGGCGCTGA